In Bacteroidota bacterium, a single genomic region encodes these proteins:
- a CDS encoding cobalamin B12-binding domain-containing protein: MSNRPIRVLVAKVGLDGHDRGAKVIASFLRDAGMEVIYTGLRQTPEMVVNAALQEDVDVIGVSILSGAHNTVFPKIMHLLKEKKMEDVLLTGGGIIPEKDMIKLQEIGVGKLFAPGTDTSEIVEYITTWVNQNRRT; encoded by the coding sequence ATGAGTAATAGACCCATTCGAGTTTTAGTAGCTAAAGTTGGCTTAGACGGACATGACCGTGGAGCAAAAGTAATAGCGTCATTTCTGCGAGATGCCGGAATGGAAGTGATATATACCGGCTTGCGCCAAACTCCCGAAATGGTTGTTAATGCTGCCCTACAAGAAGATGTGGATGTAATTGGGGTGAGTATTCTATCAGGCGCTCACAACACTGTTTTCCCAAAAATAATGCACCTTCTAAAAGAAAAAAAAATGGAAGATGTACTCCTCACAGGTGGTGGAATTATTCCTGAAAAAGACATGATTAAACTTCAGGAAATTGGGGTTGGGAAATTATTCGCACCCGGCACCGACACTAGCGAAATTGTAGAATACATTACAACATGGGTAAATCAAAACCGAAGAACCTAA